One segment of Streptomyces sp. NA02950 DNA contains the following:
- a CDS encoding PD-(D/E)XK nuclease family protein: MVCVRLSVAGRRVFAMGTTTGKAEQTDGPPQSDRSASLSPSRASDFMRCPLLYRFRVIDKLPEKPSAAATRGTVVHAVLERLFDAPAAERTAPRARAMVPGEWERLLADRPELAELFRDDDAHDAGGGDEHAEGKDGGGAPAPERLAEWLAGAERLVERWFSLEDPVRLEPAERELFVETELESGLTLRGIIDRVDIAPTGEIRIVDYKTGKAPAPQYSAEALFQMKFYALVVWRLRGTVPRRLQLVYLGSGDVLTYDPDEGDLRAVERKLLALWEAIRRATETGDFLPRQTRLCGWCDHQDRCPEFGGTPPPYPLPIIPVQSPETASG; encoded by the coding sequence ATGGTATGCGTCCGGCTGTCGGTGGCGGGCCGTAGGGTCTTCGCCATGGGAACCACCACCGGGAAGGCCGAACAGACGGACGGGCCACCGCAGTCCGACCGCTCCGCGTCGCTGTCGCCGTCACGGGCGTCCGACTTCATGCGGTGCCCTTTGCTGTACCGCTTCCGGGTGATCGACAAACTGCCCGAGAAGCCGAGTGCGGCGGCGACCCGGGGCACGGTGGTGCACGCCGTGCTGGAGAGGCTCTTCGACGCGCCGGCGGCCGAGCGCACCGCCCCGCGCGCCCGGGCCATGGTGCCGGGCGAGTGGGAGCGCCTGCTCGCGGACCGGCCGGAGCTGGCGGAGCTGTTCCGTGACGACGACGCCCACGACGCCGGCGGCGGCGATGAGCACGCCGAAGGCAAGGACGGCGGGGGTGCCCCGGCCCCGGAGCGTCTCGCCGAGTGGCTGGCGGGGGCCGAGCGGCTGGTGGAGCGGTGGTTCTCGCTGGAGGACCCGGTCCGGCTGGAGCCCGCCGAGCGGGAGCTGTTCGTGGAGACCGAGCTGGAGTCCGGGCTGACCCTGCGCGGGATCATCGACCGGGTGGACATCGCCCCCACCGGCGAGATCCGGATCGTCGACTACAAGACCGGCAAGGCCCCCGCCCCGCAGTACTCGGCGGAGGCGCTGTTCCAGATGAAGTTCTACGCCCTGGTGGTGTGGCGGCTGCGCGGCACGGTGCCGCGCCGTCTCCAGCTGGTCTACCTGGGCAGCGGTGATGTGCTGACGTACGACCCGGACGAGGGCGATCTGCGGGCCGTGGAGCGCAAGCTGCTGGCCCTGTGGGAGGCGATCCGGCGGGCCACCGAGACCGGCGACTTCCTGCCCCGGCAGACCCGGCTGTGCGGCTGGTGCGACCACCAGGACCGTTGTCCGGAATTCGGTGGCACTCCCCCGCCCTATCCGTTGCCGATCATCCCCGTTCAGTCCCCGGAGACGGCTTCGGGATAA
- the metH gene encoding methionine synthase, with protein sequence MALHMPSPTSAARADALREALATRVVVADGAMGTMLQAQEPSLDDFEQLEGCNEILNLTRPDIVRSVHAAYYEVGVDCVETNTFGANHAALGEYDIADRVFELSEAGARIAREVADEFAADGRDRWVLGSMGPGTKLPTLGHAPYAVLRDAYQANAEGMITGGADALLVETTQDLLQTKAAVLGARRALDATGANLPLICSVTVETTGTMLLGSEIGAALTALEPLGIDMIGLNCATGPAEMSEHLRYLARHSRIPLACMPNAGLPVLGKDGAHYPLTAGELADAQDTFVREYGLSLVGGCCGTTPEHMRQVVERVRGMVPAEREPRPEAGAASLYQTVPFRQDTSYLAIGERTNANGSKKFREAMLEGRWDDCVEMAREQIREGAHLLDLCVDYVGRDGVADMEELAGRFATASTLPIVLDSTEVEVIRAGLEKLGGRAVINSVNYEDGAGPDSRFAKVTRLAQEHGAALIALTIDEEGQARTVEKKVEIAERIIADLTGDWGIREEDILIDCLTFTICTGQEESRKDGIATIGAIRELKRRHPEVQTTLGLSNISFGLNPAARILLNSVFLDECVKAGLDSAIVHASKILPIARFDEEQVTTALDLIHDRRAEGYDPLQKLMELFEGATASSLKAGKAEELAALPLEERLKRRIIDGERNGLEQDLDAALEERPALDIVNETLLDGMKVVGELFGSGQMQLPFVLQSAEVMKTAVAHLEPHMEKSDAEGKGTIVLATVRGDVHDIGKNLVDIILSNNGYNVVNLGIKQPVSAILEAAEENRADVIGMSGLLVKSTVIMKENLEELNQRKLAATYPVILGGAALTRAYVEQDLHEIYEGEVRYARDAFEGLRLMDALIAVKRGVPGAKLPELKQRRVPRRDAAQVREPEPDQGPARSDVATDNPVPTPPFWGTRVVKGIQLKEYASWLDEGALFKGQWGLKQARTGDGPTYEELVETDGRPRLRGLLDKLHTENLLEAAVVHGYFPCVSKGDDLVLLNEDGSERTRFTFPRQRRGRRLCLADFFRPEESGQTDVVGLQVVTVGSRIGEATAELFEANSYRDYLELHGLSVQLAEALAEYWHARVRAELGFAGEDPGEIEDMFALKYRGARFSLGYGACPDLEDRAKIAELLQPERIGVKLSEEFQLHPEQSTDAIVIHHPEAKYFNAR encoded by the coding sequence ATGGCCTTGCACATGCCATCGCCCACATCCGCCGCCCGAGCCGACGCCCTCCGCGAGGCGCTGGCCACCCGCGTGGTGGTCGCCGACGGTGCGATGGGGACGATGCTCCAGGCGCAGGAGCCCAGCCTCGACGATTTCGAGCAGCTCGAGGGCTGCAACGAGATCCTGAACCTCACCCGCCCCGACATCGTCCGCTCGGTCCACGCCGCCTACTACGAGGTCGGCGTCGACTGTGTCGAGACCAACACCTTCGGCGCCAACCACGCCGCCCTCGGCGAGTACGACATCGCCGACCGCGTCTTCGAGCTGTCCGAGGCCGGTGCCCGGATCGCCCGCGAGGTGGCCGACGAGTTCGCCGCCGACGGACGCGACCGCTGGGTGCTGGGCTCGATGGGCCCCGGCACCAAGCTGCCCACCCTGGGCCACGCCCCCTACGCGGTGCTGCGCGACGCCTACCAGGCCAACGCCGAAGGCATGATCACCGGCGGGGCCGACGCCCTGCTGGTGGAGACCACCCAGGACCTGCTCCAGACCAAGGCCGCCGTCCTCGGCGCCCGCCGCGCGCTGGACGCCACCGGGGCGAACCTCCCGCTGATCTGCTCGGTGACGGTGGAGACCACCGGCACGATGCTGCTGGGCTCGGAGATCGGTGCCGCGCTGACCGCTCTGGAGCCGCTGGGCATCGACATGATCGGGCTGAACTGCGCCACCGGCCCGGCCGAGATGAGCGAGCATCTGCGCTATCTCGCCCGCCACTCCCGCATACCCCTGGCCTGCATGCCCAACGCGGGTCTGCCGGTGCTCGGCAAGGACGGCGCCCACTACCCGCTCACCGCCGGTGAACTGGCCGACGCCCAGGACACCTTCGTCCGCGAGTACGGTCTCTCCCTGGTCGGTGGCTGCTGCGGTACCACGCCTGAGCATATGCGTCAGGTCGTGGAGCGTGTGCGGGGAATGGTCCCGGCCGAGCGTGAGCCGCGGCCCGAGGCGGGTGCCGCCTCGCTCTACCAGACCGTTCCGTTCCGGCAGGACACCTCGTATCTGGCCATCGGGGAGCGGACGAACGCCAACGGGTCGAAGAAGTTCCGGGAGGCCATGCTCGAGGGCCGCTGGGACGACTGTGTGGAGATGGCCCGTGAGCAGATCCGCGAAGGCGCCCACCTGCTCGACCTGTGCGTGGACTACGTCGGCCGGGACGGTGTGGCCGACATGGAGGAGCTGGCGGGGCGTTTCGCCACCGCCTCCACCCTGCCGATCGTGCTGGACTCCACCGAGGTCGAGGTGATCCGGGCGGGGCTGGAGAAGCTGGGTGGCCGCGCGGTCATCAACTCCGTCAACTACGAGGACGGCGCGGGACCGGATTCGCGGTTCGCCAAGGTGACCCGGCTCGCCCAGGAGCACGGCGCCGCGCTCATCGCGCTGACCATCGATGAGGAGGGCCAGGCCCGTACCGTCGAGAAGAAGGTCGAGATCGCCGAGCGGATCATCGCCGATCTGACCGGTGACTGGGGCATCCGTGAGGAGGACATCCTCATCGACTGTCTGACCTTCACCATCTGCACCGGGCAGGAGGAGTCCCGCAAGGACGGTATCGCCACCATCGGGGCCATCCGCGAACTCAAGCGCCGCCACCCCGAGGTCCAGACCACCCTGGGTCTGTCGAACATCTCCTTCGGCCTCAACCCGGCCGCCCGGATCCTGCTCAACTCCGTCTTCCTGGACGAGTGCGTGAAGGCGGGCCTGGACTCCGCCATCGTCCACGCCTCGAAGATCCTGCCCATCGCGCGGTTCGACGAGGAGCAGGTCACCACCGCCCTGGATCTGATCCACGACCGCCGCGCCGAGGGCTATGACCCGCTCCAGAAGCTCATGGAGCTGTTCGAGGGCGCCACCGCCTCCTCGCTGAAGGCCGGCAAGGCCGAGGAGCTGGCCGCCCTTCCGCTGGAGGAGCGCCTCAAGCGCCGCATCATCGACGGTGAGCGCAACGGCCTCGAGCAGGATCTCGATGCCGCGCTCGAGGAGCGGCCGGCCCTGGACATCGTCAACGAGACGCTGCTGGACGGGATGAAGGTGGTCGGTGAGCTGTTCGGGTCCGGCCAGATGCAGCTGCCGTTCGTGCTCCAGTCCGCCGAGGTCATGAAGACCGCCGTGGCCCACCTGGAACCGCATATGGAGAAGTCCGACGCGGAGGGCAAGGGCACCATCGTGCTGGCCACCGTCCGCGGTGACGTCCATGACATCGGCAAGAACCTCGTGGACATCATCCTGTCCAACAACGGCTACAACGTGGTCAATCTCGGTATCAAGCAGCCGGTCTCCGCGATCCTGGAGGCCGCCGAGGAGAACCGCGCGGATGTCATCGGCATGTCCGGGCTGCTGGTGAAGTCCACGGTGATCATGAAGGAGAACCTGGAGGAGCTCAACCAGCGCAAGCTGGCCGCCACCTACCCGGTCATCCTCGGCGGCGCCGCCCTCACCCGGGCCTACGTCGAACAGGACCTCCACGAGATCTACGAAGGCGAGGTGCGCTACGCCCGCGACGCCTTCGAGGGCCTGCGCCTCATGGACGCCCTCATCGCGGTGAAGCGCGGTGTCCCCGGCGCCAAGCTGCCCGAGCTCAAGCAGCGCCGGGTCCCCCGCCGCGACGCCGCCCAGGTGCGTGAGCCGGAGCCGGACCAGGGGCCGGCGCGCTCCGACGTGGCCACCGACAACCCGGTGCCCACGCCGCCCTTCTGGGGCACCCGCGTGGTCAAGGGCATCCAGCTCAAGGAGTATGCGAGCTGGCTGGACGAGGGCGCGCTGTTCAAGGGCCAGTGGGGGCTGAAGCAGGCCCGCACCGGCGACGGACCGACCTACGAGGAACTCGTCGAGACCGACGGCCGTCCGCGGCTGCGTGGTCTGCTGGACAAGCTGCACACCGAGAACCTGTTGGAGGCGGCCGTCGTCCATGGCTACTTCCCCTGTGTCTCCAAGGGCGATGACCTGGTCCTGCTCAACGAGGACGGCAGCGAGCGCACCCGCTTCACCTTCCCCCGCCAGCGCCGCGGCCGCCGCCTGTGCCTGGCCGACTTCTTCCGGCCCGAGGAATCCGGCCAGACCGACGTCGTCGGCCTCCAGGTCGTCACCGTCGGCTCCCGGATCGGCGAAGCCACCGCCGAACTCTTCGAGGCCAACTCCTACCGCGACTACCTCGAACTCCACGGCCTGTCCGTCCAGCTCGCCGAGGCCCTCGCCGAGTACTGGCACGCCCGCGTCCGCGCCGAACTGGGCTTCGCCGGAGAGGACCCGGGCGAGATCGAGGACATGTTCGCGCTGAAGTACCGCGGCGCCCGCTTCTCCCTCGGCTACGGCGCCTGCCCCGACCTGGAGGACCGCGCCAAGATCGCCGAACTCCTCCAGCCCGAGCGCATCGGCGTGAAGCTCTCCGAAGAGTTCCAGCTGCACCCGGAGCAGTCCACGGACGCCATCGTCATCCACCACCCCGAGGCCAAGTACTTCAACGCACGGTGA
- a CDS encoding HAD family phosphatase, protein MTSSIPVVSTRTAEGSALQAVLLDMDGTLVDTEGIWWDAEVSIFAELGHALAEEYRQVVVGGPMTRSASFLIEATGADIALAELTGLLNSRFTELIDGTVPMLPGARRLLTELAAHGVPTALVSASHRRVMDRVLRSLGSEHFALTVAGDEIARTKPHPDPYLFAAAGLAADPARCVVVEDTSTGVRAAEAAGCQVVAVPSVVPIEPATGRTVVGSLEEVDLPFLQALVTGMH, encoded by the coding sequence ATGACCAGCAGCATCCCCGTCGTCAGTACCCGTACGGCCGAAGGATCCGCTCTGCAAGCCGTTCTGCTCGACATGGACGGCACCCTGGTCGACACCGAGGGCATCTGGTGGGACGCGGAGGTCTCGATCTTCGCCGAGCTCGGCCACGCACTGGCCGAGGAGTACCGCCAGGTCGTGGTCGGCGGCCCGATGACCCGAAGTGCCTCCTTCCTGATCGAGGCCACCGGCGCCGATATCGCGCTCGCGGAGCTCACCGGCCTGCTGAACAGCCGTTTCACCGAGCTGATCGACGGCACTGTGCCGATGCTGCCCGGAGCCCGCAGGCTGCTCACCGAGCTCGCCGCGCACGGCGTCCCGACCGCCCTGGTGTCCGCCTCGCACCGGCGCGTGATGGACCGGGTGCTGCGCTCACTCGGCTCGGAGCACTTCGCCCTGACGGTCGCGGGCGACGAGATCGCACGGACCAAGCCGCACCCCGACCCGTATCTCTTTGCCGCCGCCGGACTGGCCGCCGACCCGGCCCGCTGTGTGGTCGTCGAGGACACCTCGACCGGGGTCCGGGCGGCCGAGGCCGCGGGCTGCCAGGTGGTGGCGGTGCCGTCCGTGGTGCCGATCGAACCCGCGACGGGCCGGACGGTCGTCGGATCGCTCGAAGAAGTCGATCTCCCATTTCTTCAGGCACTGGTCACGGGAATGCACTGA
- a CDS encoding ABC transporter substrate-binding protein, with protein sequence MRKRDQWLAAPLGAGLAAALLTGCGSEDGDAAGGGKHVVMGMSDEVLATDPASGYDPGSWLLFNNVFQSLLSFPKGSTTPQPEAAKTCTFKDNASRVYTCTLRDDLTFSNGHPLTSEDVKFSFERTLRINDKNGPALMFGSIGSIKTPDKRTVVFNLKQADATFPQKIASGAGSIVDHEEYPADKLRTDNQAIGSGVYTLKSYDKTKADFAVNEAYKGPAEAKNTGLTLKFFHGRQQRLKTAVERGDVDLAYRGLAMKDLADLQARSVGGAKSLDVVEGTGAEVQHLIFNMKHPVAGKRGVRKAVAYLIDRSTLVRDVYKRTAEPLYSVVPAGITGHNTAFYDKYGDRPQPAKAKQALREAGISGKVKLTLWGTPIRYGPGTIPGLRAIAKQLNASGLFDVDVKSADVASYEKGVADGKYGVYVKGWVPDYPDPDNFVAPFFGNDNVLANHYTSALLTGQLIPATSEQPSRSATVGDYQRIQDIVANDVPMLPLWQGKQYAVAQNTISGLQWTLDSSTVFRFWEISKSPRD encoded by the coding sequence GTGAGGAAACGTGACCAGTGGCTGGCAGCTCCCCTCGGGGCGGGGCTGGCCGCCGCCCTGCTGACCGGCTGCGGAAGCGAGGACGGTGACGCCGCCGGCGGCGGCAAGCACGTGGTCATGGGGATGTCGGACGAGGTGCTCGCCACCGACCCGGCATCCGGCTACGACCCCGGCTCCTGGCTGCTGTTCAACAACGTGTTCCAGTCCCTGCTGAGCTTCCCCAAGGGCAGCACCACCCCGCAGCCGGAGGCCGCGAAGACGTGCACCTTCAAGGACAACGCCAGCCGGGTCTACACCTGCACGCTCAGGGACGACCTGACGTTCTCCAACGGCCACCCGCTCACCTCCGAGGACGTCAAGTTCTCCTTCGAGCGCACCCTGCGGATCAACGACAAAAACGGTCCGGCGCTGATGTTCGGCTCCATCGGGTCCATCAAGACCCCGGACAAGCGGACCGTGGTCTTCAACCTGAAGCAGGCTGACGCCACCTTCCCGCAGAAGATCGCCTCCGGTGCCGGCTCCATCGTCGACCACGAGGAGTACCCGGCCGACAAGCTGCGCACCGACAACCAGGCGATCGGCTCCGGTGTCTACACCCTGAAGTCCTACGACAAGACCAAGGCCGACTTCGCCGTCAACGAGGCCTACAAGGGCCCCGCCGAGGCCAAGAACACCGGGCTGACCCTGAAGTTCTTCCACGGCAGGCAGCAGCGGCTGAAGACCGCCGTGGAGCGGGGCGATGTGGACCTCGCCTACCGCGGACTGGCCATGAAGGACCTCGCCGACCTCCAGGCGCGCAGCGTCGGTGGCGCAAAGAGCCTGGACGTGGTCGAGGGCACCGGCGCCGAGGTCCAGCACCTGATCTTCAACATGAAGCACCCGGTGGCGGGCAAGCGCGGTGTGCGCAAGGCCGTCGCCTACCTCATCGATCGCAGCACCCTGGTGCGTGACGTCTACAAGCGCACCGCCGAACCGCTGTACTCGGTCGTCCCGGCCGGGATCACCGGCCACAACACGGCCTTCTACGACAAGTACGGCGACCGGCCGCAGCCCGCCAAGGCCAAGCAGGCCCTGCGGGAGGCGGGGATCTCCGGCAAGGTCAAGCTGACCCTGTGGGGGACCCCGATCCGCTACGGCCCCGGCACCATTCCCGGGCTGCGCGCGATCGCCAAGCAGCTCAACGCCAGCGGGCTGTTCGACGTCGATGTGAAGAGCGCCGACGTCGCGTCCTATGAGAAGGGCGTCGCGGACGGCAAGTACGGCGTCTATGTGAAGGGCTGGGTGCCGGACTACCCGGACCCGGACAACTTCGTCGCGCCGTTCTTCGGCAACGACAACGTCCTGGCCAACCACTACACCTCGGCGCTGCTCACCGGTCAGCTGATACCGGCCACCTCCGAGCAGCCCAGCCGCTCGGCCACGGTCGGCGACTACCAGCGGATCCAGGACATCGTCGCCAACGACGTCCCGATGCTCCCGCTGTGGCAGGGCAAGCAGTACGCGGTGGCCCAGAACACCATCTCCGGGCTCCAGTGGACGCTCGACTCGTCCACGGTCTTCCGCTTCTGGGAGATCAGCAAGTCGCCCCGGGACTGA
- a CDS encoding ABC transporter substrate-binding protein has product MKRKSLVLPAVAGLLMSALTACGGTDGSGSDGDALVLGVTDGIEATKAAPAPLDPGLAYDFASWTVLHGTFQTLMRLPRSGVEPIPDAAQNCGFQDRRSEQYRCTLRSGLKFSNGHALTSEDVKFSLDRVLRIDNRNGPVSLLSNVDRIETPSEREVVIHLASPDATFPSKLTTPAASIVDSEVYEPDALHNGFDMVGSGPYTAKTEVRDNRLAKVVFSKNPNYRGDVKSESDTVEIRFFDDSVALEKALAKGEVDLVPRGFSPDQIDRLNRGKVKGVRLFEQSGQGIRYLGFNTSAPVVKNKAVRQAMAYLIDRQALVRDVYKRTGEPLYSMIPSNITSHTNSFHNEYGDPDPAAARRVLREAGIHTPVKLTMTYTTDHYGPGTASEFKELKSQLNASGLFSVKIKGVRWAEFRPALIDRQYPVYGMGWLPDFPDPDTFTAPFLTRDNFLNSPYRNSEIQDELIPKTRQVTQRALAAKDFEAIQNAIADDVPYLPLWQENSYVAARDHVTGAEYAFDSSTMLQLWELGRGAED; this is encoded by the coding sequence ATGAAGCGCAAGTCGCTGGTGCTGCCGGCCGTGGCGGGCCTACTGATGTCAGCGCTCACCGCGTGTGGTGGTACCGACGGTTCGGGGTCGGACGGTGACGCGCTCGTCCTGGGCGTGACGGACGGGATCGAGGCGACCAAGGCGGCACCCGCTCCGCTGGACCCGGGCCTCGCATACGACTTCGCCTCGTGGACCGTGCTGCACGGCACCTTCCAGACACTGATGCGGCTGCCCCGCTCCGGTGTGGAACCGATTCCCGACGCCGCCCAGAATTGCGGCTTCCAGGACCGGCGGAGCGAGCAGTACCGCTGCACCCTGCGCAGCGGGCTGAAGTTCTCCAACGGCCACGCGCTCACCTCCGAGGACGTCAAGTTCTCCCTCGACCGGGTGCTCCGCATCGACAACCGGAACGGTCCGGTCTCCCTGCTCTCCAACGTGGACAGGATCGAGACCCCCAGCGAGCGTGAGGTCGTCATCCACCTCGCCTCCCCGGACGCCACCTTCCCCTCCAAGCTGACCACTCCGGCCGCGTCCATCGTCGACAGCGAGGTGTACGAGCCGGACGCGCTGCACAACGGCTTCGACATGGTGGGGTCGGGTCCGTACACCGCCAAGACCGAGGTGCGCGACAACCGTCTGGCCAAGGTGGTCTTCTCCAAGAACCCGAACTACCGGGGCGATGTGAAGTCGGAGTCCGACACGGTCGAGATCCGCTTCTTCGACGACTCCGTGGCCCTGGAGAAAGCCTTGGCCAAGGGCGAGGTGGACCTGGTCCCCCGGGGCTTCTCACCCGATCAGATCGACCGCCTGAACAGGGGGAAGGTCAAGGGCGTCCGGCTCTTCGAGCAGTCCGGCCAGGGCATCCGCTACCTCGGTTTCAACACCTCCGCTCCCGTGGTGAAGAACAAGGCGGTGCGGCAGGCCATGGCCTACCTCATCGACCGGCAGGCCCTGGTGCGCGACGTCTACAAGCGGACCGGTGAGCCCCTCTACTCGATGATCCCGTCCAACATCACCTCGCACACCAACTCGTTCCACAACGAGTACGGCGACCCGGACCCCGCCGCCGCGCGCCGGGTGCTGCGCGAGGCCGGGATCCACACCCCGGTGAAGCTCACGATGACGTACACCACCGACCACTACGGTCCGGGGACGGCATCGGAGTTCAAGGAGCTGAAGAGCCAGCTGAACGCCAGCGGTCTGTTCTCCGTCAAGATCAAGGGCGTCCGGTGGGCGGAGTTCCGCCCCGCCCTCATCGACCGCCAGTACCCCGTCTACGGCATGGGCTGGCTCCCCGACTTCCCGGACCCGGACACCTTCACCGCTCCCTTCCTCACCAGGGACAACTTCCTCAATTCGCCCTACCGCAACAGTGAGATCCAGGACGAGCTGATACCGAAGACCCGGCAGGTGACGCAGCGCGCCCTCGCCGCCAAGGACTTCGAGGCCATCCAGAACGCCATCGCCGACGACGTCCCGTACCTGCCGCTGTGGCAGGAGAACTCCTACGTGGCCGCCCGCGACCATGTCACCGGTGCCGAGTACGCCTTCGACTCCTCGACCATGCTTCAGCTCTGGGAGCTCGGCCGCGGCGCCGAGGACTGA
- a CDS encoding response regulator transcription factor, producing the protein MAIRVLLVDDQPLLRTGFRMILEAEQDLAVVGEAGDGLQALDQVRALQPDVVLMDIRMPRMDGVEATRQITGPGRDGPAKVLVLTTFDLDEYVVEALRAGASGFLLKDAPATELVQAIRVVAAGEAMLAPSITRRLLDKYAGHLPSGEEPVPDTLHTLTEREVEVLKLVARGLSNAEIAADLFVSETTVKTHVGHVLTKLGLRDRVQAAVYAYESGLVRPGAQ; encoded by the coding sequence GTGGCGATCCGTGTCCTACTGGTTGATGACCAGCCGCTGCTGCGCACCGGCTTCCGGATGATCCTCGAGGCGGAGCAGGATCTCGCGGTCGTCGGCGAAGCGGGGGACGGTCTGCAAGCCCTGGACCAGGTGCGGGCCCTCCAGCCCGACGTGGTGCTCATGGACATCCGGATGCCGCGGATGGACGGAGTGGAGGCGACCCGTCAGATCACCGGCCCCGGGCGGGACGGCCCGGCCAAGGTGCTGGTGCTGACCACCTTCGACCTGGACGAGTACGTGGTGGAGGCGCTCCGCGCGGGGGCCAGCGGCTTTCTGCTCAAGGACGCGCCCGCCACCGAGCTGGTGCAGGCGATCCGGGTGGTGGCGGCGGGTGAGGCGATGCTCGCGCCGAGCATCACCCGCCGGCTGCTCGACAAGTACGCCGGTCATCTGCCCTCGGGCGAGGAGCCGGTGCCGGACACCCTGCACACCCTCACCGAGCGCGAGGTCGAGGTGCTGAAGCTGGTGGCCCGGGGGCTGTCCAACGCGGAGATCGCCGCGGATCTGTTCGTCAGCGAGACCACGGTGAAGACCCATGTCGGCCATGTGCTGACCAAGCTGGGTCTGCGGGACCGGGTCCAGGCGGCCGTCTACGCCTACGAGAGCGGGCTGGTCCGCCCCGGCGCGCAGTAG